From Thermoplasmatales archaeon, a single genomic window includes:
- a CDS encoding carbohydrate kinase family protein, with protein MKKRFLAFFGHFNIDVTIRVPFLPKKGSVNVISENEAFGGTAGNFSIVAAHLGIPFVSVSAVSRRSHSDFLRYLKELKVDLTDIVVHEDSFGPVCYSVSDGEEQVYYVNQGPMSIPFTKGLNEDWNSFQYLHFGTGPPEDYLDILKNSHGNVKVFDPGQEISYRYTNRIILDFIKVSDITFLNSHELEMVTSITGVEKEELFDLGKVFIITKGTEGVEIRSRDRVTRVRSRKVSDVYDTIGAGDAFRAGFYMGLNENFDYTNAAVIGDIVASEAIRKPIPKFNLAHDDVIKIFENERDNLIL; from the coding sequence ATGAAAAAGAGATTTCTGGCATTTTTTGGTCATTTCAATATTGATGTTACTATACGTGTTCCCTTCTTGCCTAAGAAGGGATCTGTGAACGTAATTTCTGAAAATGAGGCATTCGGGGGCACTGCTGGTAATTTTTCTATTGTAGCTGCTCATCTGGGAATACCGTTTGTATCTGTTTCTGCAGTCTCAAGGAGATCCCATTCCGATTTTCTTCGGTATTTGAAGGAGTTAAAAGTAGATCTTACGGACATAGTTGTTCATGAAGATTCATTCGGGCCTGTGTGTTACTCCGTTTCGGATGGGGAGGAACAGGTGTACTATGTAAATCAAGGACCCATGAGCATTCCGTTCACGAAGGGGCTGAACGAGGATTGGAACAGCTTCCAGTATCTGCACTTTGGAACAGGCCCACCGGAGGATTATCTTGACATTCTCAAGAATTCACATGGAAACGTAAAAGTCTTCGATCCTGGTCAGGAAATTTCCTATCGCTATACAAATAGAATAATACTGGATTTTATCAAAGTATCGGATATCACGTTCCTGAATTCCCATGAACTCGAAATGGTAACATCGATCACTGGTGTTGAGAAGGAGGAACTTTTCGATCTCGGCAAAGTGTTCATAATAACAAAAGGGACAGAAGGCGTTGAGATCCGTAGCAGAGATAGAGTTACCAGAGTACGTTCCAGGAAAGTTTCGGACGTTTATGATACAATAGGCGCTGGCGACGCATTCAGGGCGGGTTTCTACATGGGTTTAAATGAGAATTTTGATTACACTAATGCAGCAGTAATTGGGGACATAGTTGCAAGTGAGGCAATAAGGAAGCCAATACCAAAATTCAATCTGGCACATGATGACGTTATTAAAATATTTGAAAATGAAAGAGATAACTTAATTCTTTGA
- a CDS encoding succinate dehydrogenase iron-sulfur subunit, translated as MDEYTVEIKRTDADGKSSMQTFKVPKDKVSTVLETLLYIKGYLDQTLTFRYSCGMEICGSCGMEINGKPHMACSFVLDNFKEDKIVIEPLKHFKILRDLAVDIDPFFDKYKAVKPYIIRNDDGNYQKELLQTPKQFDEYMDYSMCIKCGLCMAACPIEGSDEDYLGPAPLTAAWRFIADNRDQGKKMRLEIVSGTEGASRCHFAGECTEVCPKGVNPSFAIQKLRSSMLGLEFQKLFGGK; from the coding sequence ATGGATGAATATACTGTTGAAATAAAAAGAACGGATGCAGATGGGAAATCAAGTATGCAGACTTTTAAGGTGCCAAAGGACAAGGTTTCCACGGTCCTTGAAACGCTCTTGTATATCAAAGGCTATCTCGATCAAACCCTGACCTTTAGATACTCGTGCGGTATGGAGATATGCGGTAGTTGTGGAATGGAAATAAATGGCAAACCGCATATGGCTTGCTCGTTTGTACTTGACAATTTTAAGGAGGACAAGATAGTTATAGAGCCTCTGAAACACTTTAAGATCTTGCGCGACCTGGCTGTTGATATAGATCCATTTTTTGACAAGTACAAAGCCGTTAAGCCTTACATAATTAGAAACGACGATGGCAATTATCAGAAAGAATTGCTGCAGACGCCGAAGCAATTCGATGAATACATGGACTATTCTATGTGTATCAAGTGTGGTCTCTGCATGGCAGCGTGCCCAATTGAGGGTTCCGATGAGGATTATTTGGGTCCTGCACCTTTAACTGCAGCGTGGAGATTTATTGCCGATAACAGGGATCAAGGTAAGAAAATGAGACTTGAAATCGTCAGCGGTACTGAGGGCGCTTCCAGGTGCCACTTTGCAGGAGAGTGCACAGAGGTTTGCCCGAAAGGGGTCAATCCTTCTTTTGCGATACAAAAATTGCGCAGTTCGATGTTAGGTCTTGAATTTCAAAAGTTATTTGGGGGAAAATAA
- a CDS encoding succinate dehydrogenase gives METENKYGVTKRPMGSISRMFQAGSGVFLIFFLGVHLFVAHIDFGHPIQFFTQVIQNLRNPWWLLFFIVFVWIITYHALNGVGNIFKDTNIGEKGRSYLNIALIVVYFATSIYGTILSIVVAGVPL, from the coding sequence ATGGAAACTGAAAACAAATATGGTGTAACCAAAAGACCAATGGGTTCAATATCAAGGATGTTTCAGGCTGGATCGGGGGTGTTCCTAATATTCTTCCTCGGCGTGCACCTTTTCGTGGCGCATATCGACTTTGGCCATCCTATTCAGTTCTTTACTCAGGTCATACAAAACCTTCGCAATCCATGGTGGCTTCTCTTCTTCATAGTCTTTGTGTGGATCATTACTTACCACGCCCTTAATGGCGTTGGCAACATATTCAAAGACACGAACATAGGAGAAAAGGGGCGTAGTTACCTAAATATTGCCCTTATTGTAGTCTACTTTGCCACATCAATCTATGGAACCATACTCTCCATAGTCGTGGCGGGCGTGCCACTCTGA
- the dph5 gene encoding diphthine synthase: MLHLLGTGLRGIKSITIEELDIILKADKVYVENYTSVSPEDLISSLKDRYGIEAEPVKRDDVEGEEKILSFARKHDICVLVVGDPLSATTHNQLRLSALNNGIDVELVENASIVTTAPAKAGFLLYKMAPPVSLPFLSEKFLPKSILLKIKRNLELGFHTLVLLDLKEGKTMYPEEAVRGLMTLEETYNIGAVNEDSMICVLSNISQPGERIIFDCVRNLLDYRDETSPTVLIIPSKLDDTEDRFVKAFSKTVNQLK, translated from the coding sequence ATGTTACATTTGCTTGGGACTGGCCTGAGGGGAATAAAGAGCATCACGATAGAAGAGTTAGATATCATCCTAAAGGCTGATAAGGTCTACGTTGAAAATTACACCTCAGTCTCCCCTGAAGACCTCATTTCATCATTGAAGGATCGCTATGGGATTGAAGCAGAGCCCGTTAAGCGCGATGACGTTGAAGGCGAAGAAAAAATTCTGTCTTTTGCTAGGAAACATGATATATGCGTTCTTGTTGTCGGGGATCCACTGTCAGCCACCACTCATAACCAGTTACGCCTTTCGGCCCTGAATAATGGGATAGATGTAGAATTAGTGGAGAATGCCTCGATTGTCACTACGGCGCCTGCAAAGGCCGGTTTTTTGTTGTACAAGATGGCCCCGCCGGTTTCATTGCCATTCCTGAGCGAGAAATTTCTTCCCAAAAGTATTTTATTAAAGATAAAAAGGAATCTAGAACTTGGTTTTCATACTTTAGTTCTCCTTGACCTGAAGGAGGGTAAAACAATGTACCCTGAAGAAGCAGTGCGTGGACTTATGACTCTGGAGGAAACTTACAACATAGGGGCTGTAAACGAAGACAGCATGATATGTGTTCTTTCTAACATTTCACAGCCTGGCGAAAGAATAATCTTTGACTGCGTGCGAAACCTGCTTGATTATAGAGATGAGACCTCGCCCACTGTGCTCATAATACCTTCAAAGTTAGATGATACGGAAGATAGGTTTGTAAAGGCATTTTCAAAGACAGTAAATCAACTCAAGTAA
- a CDS encoding Hsp20/alpha crystallin family protein: MVGKKKDRDYGSDWNNDFDDFFDDWGFDFDRFEERMKRIWGKLLKDPDVKTYGPYVYGFTYKVGPDGKPQFEEFGNLPESKPSRYFPVTEKDVREPITDMNEDQNKVYITYELPGISKENIDLKVFDRNVTLEVKEGPRKYFKSIDFDYDLKTDGTVAKFTNGILDVTIEKARKPDATGNKINIQ, encoded by the coding sequence ATGGTTGGAAAAAAGAAAGATAGGGATTACGGATCTGATTGGAATAATGACTTTGACGATTTCTTCGATGACTGGGGATTTGATTTCGATCGCTTCGAAGAGAGAATGAAGAGAATCTGGGGTAAATTACTTAAAGATCCAGATGTCAAAACATACGGGCCATATGTTTATGGATTTACTTATAAAGTTGGACCCGACGGAAAGCCTCAGTTTGAGGAATTTGGCAACTTGCCTGAATCTAAACCTTCACGCTACTTCCCGGTGACAGAAAAAGACGTTAGGGAACCCATAACAGACATGAACGAGGATCAGAACAAGGTTTACATCACTTATGAACTTCCAGGAATATCAAAGGAAAACATTGACCTCAAAGTATTTGACAGAAATGTCACACTCGAAGTAAAGGAAGGGCCGAGAAAATACTTCAAAAGCATTGACTTTGATTACGATCTGAAAACGGACGGCACTGTTGCAAAGTTTACAAACGGGATTCTTGATGTTACCATAGAAAAGGCCAGGAAACCTGATGCAACTGGAAATAAAATAAACATACAGTGA
- a CDS encoding enolase: MMEVHIDEIKARKVLDSRGTITVEVEVSAGGLTGMCSAPSGASTGKTEVASFPKGGPDSSLEFLQKKLASKLLGLNIFDQRLIDTTLMEVDGTKNFANAGGNLATAISIACAKTASYLLGMPMYRYVGGAFSDSLPRPMGNVIGGGKHSKNGTTIQEFLVSGQGKDFFESMLINARVHHRIGELLSEKFPKESIGLGDEKAWTANVSDLEAVEIVKSAAKEISSEFKRPVLLGTDFAASSFYEKGKYVYKKGVKSRDEQIDFARSFSKEFGFYYIEDPLDETDFEGFAEITKGVGSKSLIVGDDLYTTNPDRIMKGAKLHSTNCVLIKVNQIGTLSKTAEAVKVASDAGMETTVSHRSGETTDDFIAHLAVAFSSKFIKTGTIGGERLAKLNELVRIEEDLLSS; this comes from the coding sequence ATGATGGAAGTACATATTGACGAAATTAAGGCAAGAAAAGTTCTTGACTCGCGAGGAACCATTACGGTTGAGGTTGAAGTATCCGCTGGTGGGCTTACTGGAATGTGCTCGGCCCCTTCCGGCGCGAGTACCGGTAAGACAGAGGTAGCTTCATTCCCTAAGGGTGGACCAGATTCGTCATTAGAATTTTTGCAAAAGAAACTTGCTTCAAAGTTGCTTGGGTTGAACATTTTTGATCAGAGGCTTATAGATACAACCTTAATGGAAGTAGACGGAACAAAAAATTTTGCCAATGCCGGTGGCAACCTTGCGACGGCAATATCAATAGCCTGTGCAAAGACGGCCTCTTATCTACTTGGAATGCCGATGTACCGATATGTAGGTGGGGCATTCTCGGATAGTCTACCCAGACCCATGGGTAACGTCATAGGCGGTGGAAAACATTCTAAGAACGGAACAACGATCCAGGAATTTCTTGTGTCAGGTCAGGGCAAGGACTTTTTCGAGTCGATGCTAATAAATGCTCGAGTCCACCATAGAATAGGTGAGCTCCTTTCTGAAAAATTTCCTAAAGAAAGCATTGGATTGGGAGACGAAAAGGCATGGACAGCAAACGTAAGCGATCTTGAAGCCGTAGAGATAGTAAAAAGTGCAGCAAAAGAAATATCATCCGAATTCAAGAGGCCAGTTCTTCTCGGGACGGATTTTGCGGCGTCATCATTCTACGAAAAAGGAAAATACGTATACAAAAAAGGCGTAAAGAGTCGGGACGAGCAGATAGATTTCGCCAGGTCATTTTCGAAGGAATTCGGATTCTACTATATTGAAGATCCACTTGATGAAACGGATTTCGAGGGATTTGCCGAAATTACTAAGGGTGTCGGATCAAAGAGTCTTATTGTTGGTGATGATCTTTATACGACCAACCCAGATAGGATTATGAAGGGTGCAAAATTGCATTCCACAAATTGTGTTCTTATAAAAGTTAACCAAATAGGGACCCTTAGCAAAACAGCAGAAGCCGTAAAGGTGGCTTCTGATGCTGGTATGGAAACCACCGTATCACATAGGAGTGGGGAAACAACAGACGACTTTATTGCACATCTGGCAGTAGCGTTTTCCTCCAAATTTATCAAGACCGGGACAATCGGTGGCGAGAGGCTTGCCAAGCTTAATGAACTTGTCAGAATAGAGGAAGATCTCTTAAGCAGTTGA
- a CDS encoding succinate dehydrogenase/fumarate reductase flavoprotein subunit has product MDTIKEDVIILGGGMAGLRAAVAAAEYDPKITIGLVSKLYPLRSHSVAAEGGTSAVLNPKDSFDLHAYDTIKGSDYLGDQDAIEEFVRLVPEQIYTTDHWGCPWSRNEDGTISQRDFGALSFPRAVFAADKTGFHVMQTLYSRALMYPNIHFYNEYFATKLIVQNNLFNAITTINIKTGDFVVFQGKSIVFAAGGAGRLYQFSTNAHFVTGDGDGIAYMAGIPLKDMEFMQFHPTGLVPSGILITEAARAEGGILLNSEKKRFMSTYAPNKLEKASRDVVSRAIMWEIEAGRGIKGEYGDMEYVYLDLTGISDILDERLPMITEIAKKFNGIDAHKEPIPIHPAAHYTMGGIDTNVKTTTLYSNVFAVGENACVSIHGANRLGSNSTNECLALGNVAGKVAAEWAKSHDFTSVNTSSVMDEEKRIWEDLLKRNGGENIAKIRDDLRINLDKNVGVFRTEDLLQQGLKNIKSYQERYNRITIEDKSSRFNMELQWALELGFMLDLAEVINIGAIMRKESRGAHYRRDFPDRDDKNFMKHTIATYSLNGPQISYKPVVKTKWEPTVRSY; this is encoded by the coding sequence TTGGACACAATTAAAGAGGATGTAATTATCCTAGGTGGCGGCATGGCCGGTCTGAGGGCTGCTGTTGCGGCGGCTGAATATGACCCAAAGATTACCATAGGCTTGGTTTCTAAGCTTTATCCGTTGCGATCTCATTCTGTGGCTGCCGAAGGCGGAACGAGCGCAGTATTGAATCCAAAGGATAGTTTTGATCTGCATGCATATGATACGATTAAGGGCAGTGATTATCTGGGTGATCAGGACGCTATAGAGGAATTTGTTAGACTTGTTCCGGAACAGATTTACACTACGGATCATTGGGGTTGTCCGTGGAGCAGAAACGAGGACGGAACTATATCACAGAGAGACTTTGGAGCTCTCAGTTTTCCGAGAGCCGTCTTTGCTGCAGATAAGACGGGTTTTCATGTTATGCAAACGCTTTACAGCAGAGCACTCATGTATCCAAATATACATTTTTACAATGAGTATTTTGCTACCAAACTTATCGTCCAAAATAACCTCTTCAACGCCATTACCACGATAAACATAAAAACTGGAGACTTTGTGGTTTTCCAGGGAAAGTCTATAGTATTTGCCGCTGGTGGTGCCGGAAGGCTATATCAGTTCAGTACAAACGCGCATTTTGTGACTGGTGATGGTGATGGTATAGCTTACATGGCAGGAATCCCACTTAAAGATATGGAATTCATGCAATTTCATCCAACTGGGCTCGTGCCCTCAGGGATCCTCATTACCGAAGCCGCTAGGGCCGAAGGTGGTATTCTCCTCAATAGCGAGAAGAAAAGATTCATGTCAACATACGCTCCAAATAAGCTCGAAAAAGCATCCAGAGATGTTGTTTCAAGAGCTATAATGTGGGAAATAGAGGCCGGAAGAGGCATTAAAGGCGAATATGGCGATATGGAATATGTGTATCTGGATCTAACTGGCATATCAGATATCCTTGATGAAAGATTGCCAATGATAACAGAAATTGCGAAGAAGTTCAATGGAATAGATGCTCACAAGGAGCCAATACCAATACATCCTGCCGCACATTATACTATGGGCGGAATAGACACCAACGTTAAGACAACGACACTTTATTCAAATGTTTTTGCGGTCGGTGAAAATGCATGCGTGAGCATTCACGGTGCAAACAGGCTAGGTTCGAACTCTACAAATGAGTGCCTTGCGTTGGGCAACGTTGCTGGGAAAGTGGCTGCAGAATGGGCTAAGTCACACGATTTCACAAGTGTTAATACTTCGTCGGTTATGGATGAGGAAAAGAGGATCTGGGAGGACCTTCTCAAACGGAATGGAGGAGAAAATATAGCGAAGATCAGAGATGACCTAAGGATCAATCTTGATAAAAATGTTGGAGTATTCAGAACAGAAGATTTGTTGCAGCAGGGTCTTAAAAACATCAAGTCCTACCAGGAAAGATATAACAGAATAACAATAGAGGATAAATCATCCAGATTTAATATGGAGCTGCAATGGGCACTTGAGCTCGGATTTATGCTTGATCTGGCAGAGGTCATTAACATTGGCGCGATAATGAGAAAGGAAAGTAGAGGTGCACACTACAGAAGAGATTTCCCTGACAGGGACGACAAGAATTTCATGAAACATACAATAGCAACTTATTCGCTCAATGGTCCTCAGATTTCTTATAAACCGGTTGTTAAGACGAAGTGGGAGCCGACAGTCAGGTCCTACTGA
- a CDS encoding helix-turn-helix domain-containing protein — MTDSSLDEFVSAILNNTRREILRCLTLDESYALRISRLVGISQQAVIKQLDLLERANLIESVGTFPSELGASRKIYRPRGFSTLVADYSRNFIDIRKYEIPVENKKEEIKERSDLREFLSSLIEINSDIENLMTERSRLIAKKDHILANLHDFIVVSVNDRFARELLLDYVDTLDYKTVSEENSVPEDYVRSLVKTYLS, encoded by the coding sequence ATGACAGACTCAAGCCTGGACGAATTTGTGAGCGCTATACTCAATAACACTAGAAGGGAGATACTAAGGTGTCTCACTCTAGATGAATCTTATGCGCTCCGGATCAGCCGATTGGTTGGCATATCCCAGCAAGCCGTCATAAAACAGCTCGATCTTCTGGAGAGAGCTAACCTCATTGAGTCTGTAGGAACCTTTCCTAGCGAACTAGGAGCTTCTCGCAAAATATACAGGCCTCGCGGATTCTCCACCCTTGTCGCTGATTATTCCAGAAATTTTATAGACATAAGGAAATATGAAATTCCCGTTGAGAACAAAAAGGAAGAGATCAAAGAAAGATCCGATCTTCGGGAATTCCTTTCTAGTTTAATTGAAATTAACTCCGATATTGAAAATCTCATGACGGAGAGAAGCAGGCTTATAGCCAAGAAGGACCATATCCTGGCAAATTTGCATGACTTTATTGTTGTCTCGGTAAATGATCGTTTCGCAAGAGAATTACTGTTGGATTACGTAGACACATTAGATTATAAGACCGTATCAGAAGAAAATAGTGTTCCTGAAGATTACGTACGATCGCTAGTAAAGACTTACTTGAGTTGA
- a CDS encoding cytidine/deoxycytidylate deaminase family protein: protein MKFHHTGKHFIRDEVIDCMENIKPTWDQYFMRMAFLAASRSNCTRRKVGAVIVKDRNVLSTGYNGPPSGTVHCDVVGCIRDDLNVPSGERHELCRGLHAEQNAIIQAAVHGVSIAGGTIYITTHPCVVCSKMLMNAKIQEVIYAQGYPDELAELMLLESDLKLRRFELPENEVKAMLGDFYANIPGSD from the coding sequence GTGAAATTCCATCACACTGGAAAACATTTTATCCGCGATGAGGTTATAGACTGTATGGAAAACATTAAACCGACATGGGATCAGTACTTTATGAGAATGGCTTTTCTTGCAGCTTCACGATCAAACTGCACCAGAAGAAAGGTTGGTGCAGTTATTGTTAAGGACAGAAACGTGTTATCTACTGGTTATAATGGTCCACCTTCTGGCACCGTGCATTGTGATGTTGTTGGCTGCATTCGTGATGATCTGAATGTCCCTTCCGGTGAGAGACATGAACTCTGCCGTGGACTTCATGCTGAACAGAATGCAATCATCCAGGCAGCAGTGCACGGTGTCAGTATAGCTGGCGGAACAATATACATCACTACCCACCCTTGCGTCGTCTGCTCCAAGATGCTTATGAATGCAAAGATCCAGGAAGTTATATATGCGCAGGGGTATCCAGATGAACTTGCTGAGTTGATGCTATTAGAAAGTGATTTGAAATTACGTCGCTTCGAGTTGCCGGAAAACGAAGTAAAAGCCATGTTAGGCGATTTCTACGCCAACATCCCGGGAAGCGACTAA
- a CDS encoding succinate dehydrogenase, whose protein sequence is MDESVRNLNEGVIGWVKFYRKGWNYFAFAMHRFSGLVIVFYLYLHLFVLSHLLSGAVTYNKLVTTVTYGPFDSFLVLDVLLALVIFYHGANGIRLALNEFGFGLQKNKVMFIVFEGIAMVVLGVFLYYAYMFIGAS, encoded by the coding sequence ATGGATGAAAGTGTTCGGAACCTGAATGAAGGCGTTATAGGTTGGGTGAAATTTTATAGAAAGGGCTGGAATTATTTTGCGTTTGCAATGCACAGATTCAGTGGATTGGTGATAGTTTTCTACCTCTACCTGCATCTCTTTGTTCTTTCTCATCTTCTCAGCGGAGCAGTAACTTACAACAAGCTGGTGACAACTGTGACATATGGGCCATTTGATTCGTTCCTTGTTCTTGATGTCCTACTGGCGCTGGTAATTTTCTATCACGGCGCAAACGGAATACGGCTTGCTCTCAATGAGTTTGGCTTCGGGCTTCAGAAGAATAAGGTAATGTTCATAGTGTTTGAAGGAATAGCAATGGTGGTACTTGGTGTGTTCCTTTACTATGCTTACATGTTTATAGGGGCGAGCTAA
- the lonB gene encoding ATP-dependent protease LonB, protein MENSTEDVGSWVKKLNLASTKDIQVPKLLFDQVIGQDEAREVVKKAALQKRHVLLIGDPGTGKSMLAQSMVDFLPKDELEDILVFPNPEDSNRPKVKTLPAGKGREIVRQYQIKAEREKKDRSRSILFIAITIIFLGIIGTILFHDDILVLLFAVMIAIMLYFMFAMTPAIRMEKAMVPKVIVSHNPNDKPPFVDSTGAHSGALLGDVRHDPFQSGGLETPAHERVEAGNIHKANKGVLFVDEMNLLRIESQQALLTAMQEKKYSISGQSERSAGAMVQTEPVPCDFVLVAAGNLDAIQGIHPALRSRIRGYGYEIYVNDTMDDNEENRHKLVQFIAQEIVKDKKIPQFDASAVTEIMKEAQKRAGRRGKLTLRLRELGGLIRVAGDIAVSEKADIVTANHVLRAKALSKPLEQQVADRSIEMRKTYQTFRSEGAYVGMVNGLAVVGANSGMADYTGIVMPIVAEVTPAQHKGNGVVVATGKLGEIAKEAVQNVSAVFKKLSGKDISDLDIHIQFIGTYEGVEGDSASVSIATAVISAIENIPIDQSVAMTGSLSVRGAVLPVGGVTAKVEAAIEAGMKKVIVPAANFNDIVLDQLHVDKIEIIPVSTISDVWENALTETPEKNNFLSSVRNFLNVKKIVSGKGGVAGSNVA, encoded by the coding sequence GTGGAAAACTCAACCGAAGATGTGGGCTCCTGGGTAAAGAAGTTAAATCTGGCTTCTACAAAAGACATCCAGGTTCCGAAGTTGTTATTCGATCAGGTTATCGGTCAAGATGAGGCTAGGGAAGTTGTTAAAAAAGCCGCACTTCAAAAGAGGCACGTGTTGTTAATTGGAGATCCCGGAACAGGTAAATCAATGTTAGCACAATCCATGGTGGATTTTCTTCCTAAGGATGAACTCGAAGATATACTTGTATTTCCGAATCCAGAGGATTCCAACCGTCCCAAGGTCAAGACCTTGCCTGCAGGAAAAGGTAGAGAAATCGTAAGGCAGTATCAGATAAAGGCTGAAAGAGAAAAGAAGGATCGATCGAGAAGTATACTTTTCATAGCCATTACTATTATATTCCTCGGGATAATCGGAACGATTCTATTTCACGACGATATACTTGTTCTTCTTTTTGCCGTAATGATCGCTATAATGCTCTATTTCATGTTCGCAATGACTCCTGCAATAAGAATGGAAAAGGCTATGGTGCCAAAAGTCATTGTTTCTCATAATCCAAATGATAAGCCACCGTTCGTTGATTCTACGGGTGCACATTCTGGAGCACTTCTTGGGGATGTAAGACACGATCCATTCCAGTCCGGTGGTCTTGAGACCCCTGCGCACGAGAGAGTGGAGGCGGGAAACATTCACAAGGCTAACAAGGGCGTGCTATTCGTCGACGAAATGAACCTGCTTCGTATAGAAAGCCAGCAGGCACTGCTAACAGCGATGCAGGAAAAGAAATATTCGATATCGGGTCAGAGTGAAAGAAGTGCTGGAGCTATGGTACAAACAGAACCTGTCCCTTGCGATTTCGTATTAGTGGCTGCAGGAAATCTTGACGCAATTCAGGGCATTCACCCGGCTCTTAGGTCAAGGATAAGGGGATATGGTTACGAAATATATGTAAATGACACTATGGACGACAACGAGGAAAATAGGCACAAATTGGTTCAATTCATAGCACAGGAAATCGTAAAAGACAAGAAGATTCCGCAGTTTGACGCCTCTGCAGTAACTGAGATCATGAAAGAAGCTCAGAAAAGAGCTGGAAGAAGAGGCAAACTTACACTAAGACTGAGAGAACTTGGCGGTCTTATTCGCGTAGCCGGAGACATAGCGGTCAGCGAAAAGGCAGATATAGTTACTGCAAATCATGTTCTCAGAGCAAAAGCACTCAGCAAACCCCTAGAACAGCAGGTAGCTGATAGATCCATTGAAATGAGGAAGACGTACCAGACTTTCAGAAGTGAAGGCGCATACGTGGGAATGGTAAACGGCCTCGCTGTAGTTGGCGCTAACTCAGGTATGGCGGATTACACTGGCATAGTTATGCCAATAGTAGCGGAAGTAACTCCTGCTCAACACAAGGGTAATGGTGTCGTTGTTGCAACCGGGAAACTGGGTGAAATTGCAAAAGAAGCTGTTCAAAACGTTTCTGCTGTTTTCAAGAAACTTAGTGGAAAAGACATATCGGATTTGGATATTCACATACAGTTTATTGGAACGTATGAGGGCGTAGAAGGGGACTCTGCTAGTGTATCAATTGCAACAGCTGTGATATCTGCGATAGAAAACATCCCTATCGATCAAAGCGTTGCTATGACCGGTTCACTAAGTGTTCGTGGAGCCGTTCTTCCGGTAGGCGGTGTGACTGCAAAAGTCGAAGCAGCAATAGAGGCTGGCATGAAGAAAGTAATTGTTCCTGCTGCTAACTTCAACGATATAGTTCTGGATCAGCTGCATGTCGATAAGATAGAAATCATACCTGTTTCCACTATTAGCGATGTGTGGGAAAATGCACTTACCGAGACACCGGAGAAGAATAATTTCCTGTCAAGCGTCCGAAACTTCCTTAACGTCAAGAAGATTGTTTCCGGGAAAGGCGGTGTCGCTGGATCAAACGTTGCCTAA